A segment of the Desulfonatronum sp. SC1 genome:
GCCGACGCCGCCGAGCACGATGACGTTGGCCTTGTCCTCCAGGAAGTTGAACCGGAAGAGGTTTTTGACGCGCGTCTGTTCGATTTTTTCCGGCCAACTCCAGTCGAACTGATCCAGGGTTTTGACCGTGGGGAACCTGGGCATTCTGATTCGGCGTTGAATGGATCGGTCGTGCCTTGCATCGGCTTCGGCCTGGACGAGGTAGGCGAGATAGGCTTGATGGTCCCAGCCGTCTTTGGCGGCCTTTTCTGCCGCCTGAATGAAGTGTTCGCGCATTTGGTCAAGCTTGAGCAGACGCAGGTTGTCGGCCAGGTTGTCGACGATTGGGGCTTTAGCTGCCATGTTTCTTCTCCTTTTGGGTGTAGAGGGAGAGGTCCGGGGCTTTGACCTCCAGGTCCAGCAGATCTTCGCCTCTGGTCAGGTGCAGTGCGCCGGGCTGGTGCAGGGATCTGGTTCGCTGCTCGATGATGTTGGCGACGTATTCGCAGGAAAAGGCCTTATACTCGAAGGCGTCGCGCATGGCCCTGGCCACGGGCTCGACTCCGTGAATTTCGCTTAATGCGACGATTTTTTTGGACGTGGTGCTTGGCGTTGAGCCGTCTGTCGCGCAGTTCGTCGAGATAGGTCTGGGCACAGGAATCCAGGCGCAAGAAGGCGGTGACTATTTTTTGGTCCCTGGCGGCCTTGCGCTGGGTCAGCAGTTCGCCGACGTGGTCCGGGTCTTCGTAATCCTGATGCTTGTCGTAGCTTCTGGAGTGACGGGCCACGAGCCGGTCTTCTTCGTAGAAGCACAGGCGGTCCGGGTAGGTCTTGAGGGTGAGCTTCATTCCGGCGAACCTTGATGGGACGGAGTACTTGTTGGCGTCCACGGCCACGCGAAACTGGGAAGAGACCCGTACGGGACTGACGATCCCGATGTCGTAGGGGTTTGCGGGCACGCCGGACAGCCTGGGCTGTTCTTCGGTCAGCATCTCCACGGGTTTGCGTTTGACCTCGCCGTGAACGCGCACGTTGGCGACCGTTGCGAGCCAGTGCCTGAGTTCCTGGTTGACGCCCCTGAAGTCGGGCAGGTTCAGACCAGCCAGGAAGCTGTTCTTGACATAGCCCACCGCGTTTTCCACCCGGCCCTTCTCATGGGGTTTTCGCACTCCGCAGGCCCGGATCTCAAAGCCGTAGTGGCGGGCGAAGTCGGCGTAGACGGGATTGAAGACCGGCTGTTGGCCGAAGCGATGGCTGATCACGGCGGACTTGAGGTTGTCGATCATGATCTTCCCCGGCACTCCGCCGAAGGCGTCAAAGGCGTTCTGGTGGCAGGCCAGGAAGTGCTCCATGGTTTGGGCCGTGGTGAATTCGGCGTAGATCATTCTGCTGTAGCACAAGACCATGACGAAGATGCTGAGTCTGCGCGTGGCCGAGCCGACCCGGATGGTCCCGCACGAGCCCCAGTCGCGCCGGGGGCAAAGTTGAGCTTGAGAAAGGCCTTGGTACGTTTGGGCCGGACCTTGCGGACGTAGTCCTTGAGGATGGAATATCCGCCGACGTACCCTTCGTTCTTGATCCGGTTCAGAATCTGGACCGCAGTATAGGGGTGGTCCTCAAGCATCCGCACGATGGCGTCCTTGTACGGATCGAGCTTGCGGACCTGTTGGCGGGAGCGCGTTGCCGATATCGCTTCTCCTCAAGCCATTTGGCCACGGTGCGCGGGTCCAGTTCGACTTCCTGACCGATCTGGGCTGGTGAAAGCCCTTTCTGCTCGTGATAGTGCCTGATCTTGGCGTAGAGTTCGTAGTCGATCATGGGTGCGCCTCCCGGAGCCTCTCGAGTATTTGCCTGACGTGGACGGAAGCCGCCGCGACGTCTCTCTCCGGATTGGTCGCTTCCTGTGCCGAACCATCCAGGGACAGCACTTGGTAGATCGGCTTGCGCCAAGCGATCAGATCCGCCCGAATCAGGTTCAACCGGGCCTGTGCCAAGGTCGCTCCGTCCATGCGCAGGCGCTGCATGAGCGTGGGGTCGGAATAATAGCTCAGACCCTCTGCGTCGGCCACGACGACCAGAAACAAGTACAAGGCCGCCGCCGCATGACTGCAGGCGTCGAGCCGCCGATCACGGACCAGCCTGTGATCCACCCAGCTGAAC
Coding sequences within it:
- the istA gene encoding IS21 family transposase, giving the protein MRVGSATRRLSIFVMVLCYSRMIYAEFTTAQTMEHFLACHQNAFDAFGGVPGKIMIDNLKSAVISHRFGQQPVFNPVYADFARHYGFEIRACGVRKPHEKGRVENAVGYVKNSFLAGLNLPDFRGVNQELRHWLATVANVRVHGEVKRKPVEMLTEEQPRLSGVPANPYDIGIVSPVRVSSQFRVAVDANKYSVPSRFAGMKLTLKTYPDRLCFYEEDRLVARHSRSYDKHQDYEDPDHVGELLTQRKAARDQKIVTAFLRLDSCAQTYLDELRDRRLNAKHHVQKNRRIKRNSRSRARGQGHARRLRV